In Aquimarina sp. TRL1, a single window of DNA contains:
- a CDS encoding RagB/SusD family nutrient uptake outer membrane protein codes for MNHQYKYICCIFSFLFICSCEPYGHLEDVETNGQIPIEQAYTDKKTIEAAVIGSYASMRKYIGIVSYLSAMGISGKKTVHSYGEDSFLNNAVSPNSRTVMETYAGLYRSIANADEIINRVPKTSLYDLSETEKNNIIGEATFIKALSYFYLLRMYGQFYDINAEYGIILGPTKLDSNNHPILKPRSSVKETYDEILSLLNIALETDIPETREASRISKRGIKGFKAKVLLYMNSYEQAANISSEFIDISLRETYIDIYKKAHTATDVLFASPTDYSRSNSQGGGFTTGIAPGSAYLESIHSIEKDSIRKSITSTTPQLLDITGFKWKFSYEFPPALLHLRLAEVVLIYAEAEARKTLINGGSITDIPIAVAQLNKVRKRVGLDPKVPTSIPEFLEMIRLEKAMELYYENGEDWFDLIRYQIAKDIDITTIKPTITNSSQYILPIPLDEIIQGQGVITQNPGY; via the coding sequence ATGAATCATCAATATAAATATATCTGTTGTATCTTTTCCTTTTTATTTATTTGTAGTTGCGAACCCTATGGGCATCTTGAAGATGTAGAAACAAATGGGCAAATCCCAATAGAGCAAGCCTATACTGACAAAAAAACCATAGAAGCTGCCGTTATTGGATCCTATGCATCCATGCGAAAATACATTGGTATTGTTTCGTATTTATCTGCCATGGGAATCTCTGGAAAAAAAACGGTGCATAGCTATGGAGAAGACAGTTTTTTAAATAATGCTGTCTCTCCTAACAGCAGAACTGTTATGGAGACTTATGCCGGGCTATATCGATCTATTGCTAATGCTGATGAGATCATCAACAGAGTTCCTAAAACAAGTTTATATGATCTGTCTGAAACAGAGAAAAACAATATTATAGGAGAAGCTACCTTTATAAAAGCACTTAGCTATTTTTACCTGCTAAGAATGTATGGTCAGTTTTACGACATAAATGCTGAATATGGTATCATCTTAGGTCCTACAAAACTAGATAGTAATAATCATCCTATTTTAAAACCCAGAAGTTCTGTAAAAGAAACATACGATGAAATACTATCGCTACTCAATATCGCTTTAGAAACCGATATTCCTGAAACAAGAGAAGCTTCAAGAATATCAAAAAGAGGTATAAAAGGCTTTAAAGCAAAAGTTTTATTATACATGAATTCCTATGAACAAGCTGCAAACATTAGTAGTGAGTTTATTGATATTTCTTTGCGAGAAACCTATATAGATATCTATAAAAAAGCACATACTGCTACTGATGTACTATTTGCTTCACCCACTGATTACTCCAGGTCAAACAGTCAAGGAGGCGGGTTTACTACAGGTATTGCCCCTGGATCTGCATACTTAGAGAGCATACATAGTATAGAAAAAGATAGTATCAGAAAATCTATTACCTCCACTACACCTCAGCTTCTTGATATTACAGGTTTCAAATGGAAGTTCTCATATGAGTTCCCTCCCGCATTATTACACCTTAGATTAGCAGAAGTTGTTCTTATTTATGCAGAAGCAGAGGCCAGAAAAACTCTGATAAACGGAGGAAGTATTACTGATATACCTATAGCGGTAGCTCAATTAAACAAAGTGAGAAAGCGCGTTGGTTTAGATCCCAAAGTTCCTACATCAATTCCTGAATTTTTAGAAATGATTCGCCTGGAAAAAGCAATGGAACTTTATTATGAAAACGGAGAAGATTGGTTTGATCTGATCCGGTACCAAATAGCAAAAGATATTGACATAACAACTATTAAACCCACTATTACAAATTCGTCTCAATACATACTCCCTATTCCTCTGGATGAAATTATACAAGGACAAGGAGTTATTACACAAAACCCTGGATATTAA
- a CDS encoding SusC/RagA family TonB-linked outer membrane protein, giving the protein MKKKVMSLYRGKSLWHKLKFLLIIFLITTIARASPNTLLLQINIDSGHMNLHQFFDLIEKKTDFTFFFENSELDLKKTFTISAQKASLHTILEQLFRKLSLTYHFANKKIIVQPQEQSSITITGNVRNDKGIALHGATISIKGTTKGVSTDQEGSYRIKAAIGDVLVYSFLGHYNQEQKVSISKQINITLHQQNTSLDEVTLIGYGKQKTKDIASAISSIKAEEVITSNSNSIDRLLGGHIPGLYAIQMSGSPGAGAIVNIRGRTSFKGMNQPLYIIDGIPIVVEDNFPEFFNNGLGALRKTNPLELIAPSDIATIEVLKDAAAASIYGSRAANGVLLITTKRGKKKQKPMINFRYTFTNNQPIAKHQLLTAKEYKEMMITTAKSSLKIDPNDPIATLIIDPLDNTVNNDFFFNGDTNWQNEISRKNASLHTTTVDISGGGNKTNYYFSLGNTSQKGIFLGEEYDKYSVRTNFDAVISKHLTTGGGISYQTSDLNNNNLQSLDITFQTRPDMPVRNEDGTLFLINNDDWSNPLTNLDKTINIQKALNFSTNTYLSYNVFRNLTLKTTFSSTIADSQLSNYYGQNSYSYRTDDNSRVFNQTWENTLSFNKKLSLHQADILLGTTFDFRRIEANGATYSGFPSPAFYNVISLADNITRTFEHITESRLHSYFARLQYNYDSRYYISATNRIDGYSKFGKNKQWASFPSVALAWTPTNEAFFTKNNMINTIKLRFSIGRTGKANLPDFINQQFYSATISNIFTNIHDITGIALTNLSNTNIGWENTNEINYGVDVSMLQNRILLTADYFNKTSEGMIMYQKILPSTGFPYQLKNSQSTVSNKGLEIAISADVISSKAIQWNSSFNISSLKNTIENVDGSLYAGLSYRINKGISMGAITGFVSEGIFKSQKEINEHALQPGAQIGDLKFQDTNNDGQITFEDLQIIGDNIPSFFGGWNNTVRFGNFELGVNLQYSFGAMKEWAPSETIVSSLDTKTNITREMYQNSWSSGKGDTKYPQLRFNRPRGLNTASSAIIENASFIRLKNISFTYHLPVSFLKKLSLSNAYIFTSATNLFTISPYPGIDPEGVNSSNLFMNTFNTTRDFNGYPLSRSFNWGILISI; this is encoded by the coding sequence ATGAAAAAGAAAGTAATGTCCTTATATAGGGGAAAATCCCTTTGGCATAAACTAAAGTTCTTACTTATTATTTTTTTAATTACAACCATAGCACGAGCATCACCTAATACTCTGTTATTACAAATCAATATTGATTCTGGTCATATGAACCTCCATCAGTTTTTTGACTTAATTGAAAAGAAAACAGATTTTACCTTTTTCTTTGAGAATTCCGAATTAGATTTAAAAAAGACATTTACCATCTCTGCTCAAAAAGCATCTTTACACACCATTCTGGAGCAGTTATTCAGAAAATTATCACTTACCTATCATTTTGCTAATAAAAAAATCATTGTCCAACCACAAGAACAATCATCAATAACCATTACAGGGAACGTTCGGAATGACAAAGGAATAGCTCTTCACGGAGCGACTATTTCTATTAAAGGGACCACAAAAGGGGTTTCTACCGATCAGGAAGGAAGTTATCGTATCAAAGCTGCAATAGGAGATGTACTGGTTTATTCCTTTTTGGGGCATTACAATCAAGAGCAAAAAGTATCCATTTCCAAACAAATTAATATCACCTTACACCAGCAAAACACCTCACTTGATGAAGTGACTTTAATCGGATATGGAAAACAGAAAACAAAAGACATAGCCTCTGCCATTAGCTCTATCAAAGCAGAAGAGGTAATTACCAGTAACTCTAATAGTATTGATCGTTTATTAGGGGGACACATTCCCGGACTATATGCAATACAAATGTCTGGAAGTCCAGGTGCAGGAGCTATTGTTAATATCAGAGGACGTACTTCTTTTAAAGGGATGAATCAACCCCTATATATTATTGATGGTATCCCTATTGTAGTGGAAGATAATTTTCCTGAGTTTTTTAATAATGGACTCGGTGCTTTGCGAAAAACAAATCCATTAGAACTGATTGCTCCATCTGATATTGCTACGATTGAAGTTCTAAAAGACGCTGCTGCTGCTTCAATATACGGATCCAGAGCAGCAAATGGAGTACTGTTAATCACCACTAAAAGGGGCAAGAAAAAACAAAAACCCATGATTAATTTCAGGTATACTTTTACCAATAATCAACCCATTGCCAAACATCAATTACTTACTGCAAAGGAGTACAAAGAAATGATGATTACTACCGCAAAATCCTCTTTAAAAATTGATCCGAATGACCCCATTGCTACACTAATTATAGATCCTTTAGACAATACGGTCAACAACGATTTTTTCTTTAATGGAGATACGAATTGGCAAAATGAAATATCCAGAAAAAATGCAAGTCTACACACCACAACTGTGGATATAAGTGGAGGAGGAAATAAAACCAACTATTATTTTTCTTTAGGAAACACGTCTCAAAAAGGAATTTTCCTAGGAGAAGAATATGATAAATATTCAGTTCGGACTAATTTTGATGCAGTCATTTCCAAGCACCTGACTACTGGTGGAGGAATTAGTTATCAAACTTCTGATCTAAATAACAACAACTTACAATCTTTAGACATCACATTTCAAACCAGACCTGATATGCCTGTAAGAAATGAAGACGGAACCTTGTTCCTAATTAATAATGATGATTGGAGCAATCCATTAACTAATCTTGATAAGACTATCAACATACAAAAAGCACTTAACTTTTCTACGAATACGTATCTTTCTTATAACGTTTTCCGTAACCTCACACTAAAAACAACCTTTTCTTCTACCATTGCCGATAGTCAGTTAAGTAATTACTATGGACAAAACTCTTATAGCTACAGAACTGATGATAACAGCCGTGTATTTAATCAGACCTGGGAAAACACTCTTTCTTTTAATAAAAAGCTCTCTCTCCATCAGGCAGACATATTACTTGGGACAACTTTTGATTTTAGAAGAATTGAAGCAAATGGTGCTACCTATAGTGGTTTCCCTTCTCCTGCGTTTTATAATGTTATCAGTCTGGCAGATAACATTACACGCACTTTTGAGCATATAACAGAAAGTCGGCTACACTCTTATTTTGCTCGCTTACAGTATAATTATGACAGTAGATATTACATATCTGCAACAAATCGAATTGACGGATATTCCAAATTTGGGAAAAACAAACAATGGGCATCCTTTCCTTCTGTTGCGCTAGCCTGGACTCCCACTAATGAAGCTTTTTTTACTAAAAATAATATGATCAATACTATTAAACTTCGATTCTCAATAGGACGTACAGGAAAAGCCAATTTACCGGATTTTATAAACCAGCAATTTTACAGCGCAACAATAAGTAACATTTTTACTAACATTCATGATATCACAGGAATTGCTCTCACAAATCTCTCAAATACGAATATTGGTTGGGAAAACACCAATGAAATCAATTACGGAGTAGATGTTTCTATGCTGCAAAATAGAATTTTACTTACTGCTGATTATTTTAATAAAACCTCTGAAGGAATGATAATGTACCAAAAAATCCTTCCCTCTACAGGCTTTCCTTATCAGCTAAAAAATTCCCAAAGTACCGTTAGTAACAAAGGGTTAGAAATAGCAATATCAGCGGATGTAATTTCTTCTAAGGCTATTCAGTGGAATTCTTCTTTTAATATTAGTTCTTTAAAAAACACAATCGAAAATGTAGATGGTTCTTTATATGCTGGTTTAAGTTATAGAATTAATAAAGGAATATCTATGGGAGCTATAACAGGGTTCGTATCAGAAGGTATTTTTAAGTCTCAAAAGGAAATAAATGAACATGCACTACAACCTGGAGCTCAAATTGGAGATTTAAAATTCCAAGACACGAATAATGATGGACAGATAACATTTGAAGATTTACAGATTATCGGTGATAATATTCCTTCTTTTTTTGGTGGCTGGAACAATACAGTTCGTTTCGGTAATTTCGAATTAGGAGTAAATCTTCAATACAGTTTTGGAGCAATGAAAGAATGGGCTCCTTCTGAGACCATTGTTAGCTCCTTAGATACCAAAACAAATATTACCAGAGAAATGTATCAAAATTCATGGAGCTCAGGAAAAGGAGATACAAAATACCCTCAATTACGATTTAATCGCCCCAGGGGGTTAAATACAGCTTCCTCTGCGATAATTGAAAATGCTTCGTTTATCCGTTTAAAGAACATATCCTTTACCTATCATCTCCCTGTATCTTTCCTAAAAAAACTATCCCTGAGTAATGCTTATATCTTTACAAGCGCTACAAATCTATTTACAATTTCTCCTTATCCGGGCATTGATCCTGAAGGTGTCAACTCTAGCAACCTCTTTATGAACACCTTCAACACAACCCGGGATTTTAATGGATATCCCCTAAGCAGGTCTTTTAACTGGGGAATTCTTATCTCTATTTAA
- a CDS encoding cysteine dioxygenase family protein: MASLSEIKAFLDNTISNPNFESLKSLQHWYQETTLDNWQNKVTFEDASYKRISLIKSHYYDLLLLCWKPGQKSPIHGHPKQGCLVKIMEGNLSDEITTPNQQITANTYFQNDVLYIADNVGQHRVFNISDKNVVSLHLYAPGGYTPDM, encoded by the coding sequence ATGGCATCTTTATCCGAAATCAAAGCCTTTCTGGACAATACTATTTCTAACCCCAACTTTGAATCATTAAAAAGTTTGCAACATTGGTATCAAGAAACAACACTGGATAATTGGCAAAATAAGGTAACTTTTGAAGACGCATCTTATAAAAGAATTTCTTTAATAAAGTCCCATTATTATGATTTACTGCTCTTATGTTGGAAACCCGGTCAAAAGTCTCCAATTCACGGACACCCTAAACAAGGATGTTTAGTAAAAATTATGGAAGGGAATTTAAGTGATGAAATTACTACTCCTAATCAACAAATAACAGCTAATACTTACTTCCAAAATGATGTTTTATACATAGCTGATAATGTAGGACAACATCGGGTATTCAATATCTCTGATAAAAATGTCGTCTCCTTACATCTCTACGCACCAGGAGGGTACACTCCAGATATGTAA